The Streptomyces sp. NBC_00597 DNA segment CATGTAGTGCCGTGCCATGTCGTGCCGCGCGTGCCGTGCCCGTCGCGGATCGTTGTCCGCGCGGCCCGGTCAGCCGGCCAGTACCGCCCCGAGCCAGGCGCCCACCACCATCAGGCACGCCAACAGCTCCACCAGGACGCTCGTCCCCACCGCACGCATCACCGCGCGCACCGAGGCCCGGGCCTCGCCGTGGGTGCCCAGCCGCAGCCGCTCGCACAGGTAGATGCCGCCCACGAACCCCGGAACCGCCCCCAGTACCGGAACCACCACGAAACCGAGCAGCGCACCCGCACCCGCGTACACCGCCATCCGGCGGGTGACGCCCACTCCGCGCAGCCGCCGTGGCGGCAACTCCCACTTGATCACCTGGACCACCAGCAGCAGCGCCGTCGCCGCGACCAGGAGGGACCACGCGAGCGCCGACCGCTCGTGCAGCGTCCACCACAGCACCCCCGCCCAGACCAGCCAGGTCCCCGGAACCCCCGGGACCAGCACCCCGAGCACTCCCAGCAGGAGCACCAGCCCCACCAGGAGCAGCTGAGGCAGATCCATGCGCTCAGCCTGACCGACCAGGACCTATCGGGCCACCCAGCCCCGTTCGTACGCGTGCCAGCCCAGCTGGAGCCGGGTCGTCACCCCGGACAGTTCCATCAGGCCCTTGACCCGCCGCTGCACCGTCCGCAACCCCAGATCCAGGTGCTTCGCCACGCTCGCGTCGGTCATCCCGGCCAGCAGCAGCGTCAGGATCTCCAGGTCCGTGGTGTCGGGAACGCCTTCGGACTCCTCCGCCCCCGCCGCCCCCAGCCGCAGCGGCAGCGCCTCCCGCCACACCGCCTCGAACAGCCCCGTCAGCGACTCCAGCAGCCCCGACGCGTGCACCACCAGCGCCGCGGGCTCCGCCCCGGGCCCCGTCAGCGGCACCAGCGCGAGGGACCGGTCCGCGATCACCAGCCTGGTCGGAACCTGCTGGGTCACCCGGACGCCCTCGCCCCGCGCGAGCGCCGTCGACGCCTCCCGGATCCCGGTCGGCAGGGTCAGTACGTCCCGCTCGATCACCACCCGGTACTCGACGCCCCGCGCGGCGGCCTGCTCCTCCGCCTCGTTGTCCATCGCCGTCACCACCTGGGGCCGGCTGCTGACCAGGGCGCACACCTCCTGCGCCGCGCCGACCTGTAGCTGGTGGAAGCGGTGCGCCACCGCGCTCGCGCCCGTCACCACCTCCACCAGGTCGTGCACGGACGGCTCGGCCGCCTCCGCCCGGTACTCCTGCGCCAGCCGCGCCGCCGCCAGCTCCGCCTGCTCCAGCTCGTGCCGCTGCTGGGTGAGCAGCGCCCCCAACGCCACCCCTGGCGGCGCCGCCACCCACCGCCCCGGCCGGGCGGAGGACTGCGCCGCCAGCCCGTGTCGCTCCAGGTGCCGCAACGCCCGCTCGGTCTGCGGGACCGGCAGCGCCAGCCGGTGCGCCAGGTCCGGTACCTCCGCCGCCCCCAGCGCCACCAGCGCGCGGTACGCCGACTCCTGCCCCTCGTCCAGGCCTATCGCACTCAGCAACCCGTCCACCCACCCTCTTGACGCCGTTCCTGGTGGGAAGCGGCCACGGCGC contains these protein-coding regions:
- a CDS encoding helix-turn-helix domain-containing protein — its product is MLSAIGLDEGQESAYRALVALGAAEVPDLAHRLALPVPQTERALRHLERHGLAAQSSARPGRWVAAPPGVALGALLTQQRHELEQAELAAARLAQEYRAEAAEPSVHDLVEVVTGASAVAHRFHQLQVGAAQEVCALVSSRPQVVTAMDNEAEEQAAARGVEYRVVIERDVLTLPTGIREASTALARGEGVRVTQQVPTRLVIADRSLALVPLTGPGAEPAALVVHASGLLESLTGLFEAVWREALPLRLGAAGAEESEGVPDTTDLEILTLLLAGMTDASVAKHLDLGLRTVQRRVKGLMELSGVTTRLQLGWHAYERGWVAR
- a CDS encoding DUF456 domain-containing protein, whose translation is MDLPQLLLVGLVLLLGVLGVLVPGVPGTWLVWAGVLWWTLHERSALAWSLLVAATALLLVVQVIKWELPPRRLRGVGVTRRMAVYAGAGALLGFVVVPVLGAVPGFVGGIYLCERLRLGTHGEARASVRAVMRAVGTSVLVELLACLMVVGAWLGAVLAG